From the genome of Longispora fulva:
GCGCCCGCCCCGACGCCGCCGGGGTGCACCGCGACCGCCGGGGCGTGCCGAGGGTGATCGCCGAGGTGCCGGACTTCGCGAGCCTGACCCGGCTGGCGTTCACCGAGATCCGCCGGTACGGCGCCGACGCGCCCCAGGTGAGCCGCCGGCTGCTCGCCGCGCTCGACGACCTCGCGGTGATCCTGCCGCCGGAGCTGACGGGCGTGGTCGCCGCGCACCGGGAACTGCTGGCCGCCGCCGTGCGCAGGGCCGTGCCCGCGGGGGCGGAGCTGGCGATCGCGCTCACCCCGGACCGGCAGGGGCTCGGGTAGGGGTCACCCGTACCCAAATGATGATCTTGTGAAGGGTTCTGTCGGATTCCTGATAGGAGCGCGACGGGCGGGCACTGTGTACCTTGCTTCCATGGTCGAGGACAACGGGCTGGCCGCACGTCAGAAGCTGCCACCCCGGGTGCTGCCGTGGCTGCAGACCCTGCGGGGTTGGGAGAGCATGGAGCCGCCGCCCCGACCGCCCCGGTGGCGCAGGCTCAGCGCCACGGTGATCAGCGTCGCCGCCACGGTCGTGCTGCTGTCGCTGGGCATGGTCGGCTGGGACCGCGAGCACGGCCCCGTGGACACCGCCTCGGCGGTGCCGAGCGTGCCCGGCACCGGTGAGCGCACCACGGTCGCCGTGCGGGTCACCCCCGACACGCTGACCTCCTCGTGCGTCCCGAACGCCATGGCGGCGGCCGGCGTGTTCGTCACGGTGCGCCCGATCGGCCAGCCGGCCGAGGTCACCTACCGGGTCACCTACGGCGACGGCGCGTCGGAGACCGTCACCCGGAGCCTGGCCACGGGCGAGGCGTCCTTCGTCGACGAGCGCCGGCACGCCTGGGCCGCCGACGTCCGGCGCGCCTACCGGGTCACGGTCGAGGTGCTCGCGCCCGCGCCGGCCGGCGCCGCGGAGGGCCTGGTCACGATCCGGTGCTAGGTCAGGTGGCCGATCCGGCCGCCGCGCCGGTCGCCCGGTCGGTGCCCCAGCGGGCCACAGCCGCCTCCAGGTCGAGCTGGCGGCTGCGGGCCTCGCCGTCCCAGTCCTCGGCCGGCACCCGCCACATCACCTCGAACTCGATCCCGTCGGGGTCCTTGGCGTAGATCGACGTGGACACGTGGTGGTCGGTGGCGCCGACGATCGCGCCGCGTTCCTGGAGCCGCTCGGCCACCGCGAGGAGCTCGCCGAGGGTGCCGACCTCCCAGGCCAGGTGGTAGAGGCCGACCTGGCCCCGGCGCGGCGTGGTGGCCTGGGGGCCGACGGCGAACAGGCCCAGGTCGTGGTCGTTGGCGCTGCCGGCGGCCTTGAGGAACACCGCGCCCGGGTGGGCGGCGGACACCTCGAACCCCAGCGTGTAGGTGTAGAAGTCCACGGCGACGTCGGTGTCGCGGACGTAGAGCACCGCGTGGTTGAGCCTGCGGACGGCCATGTCGACTCCTTTAGTTGACGTGTCAACCAACCTAGCACATGGTTGACGAGTCAACCAATATGATGTGGGGGTGGATACCCGCTGGTTGACCCCCGAGGAGCTGCGCTCGTGGCGCTCCTACACCACCCTCACCGAGCTGCTCGAGGTCGAACTGGGCCGGGACCTGGGGCCCAGCGGCCTGTCGTACCCCGATTATCTGGTTCTCGTCATGCTCTCGGAGGCCGAACGGCACCGGCTGCGGATGCAGGACCTCGGCGCGGCCCTGTCGTGGTCCAAGAGCCGCCTGTCGCACCAGCTGCGCCGGATGGAGGGCCGCGACCTGGTCACCCGGGAGGACTGCCCGTCCGACGCGCGCGGCACCTACGCGGTGCTCGCCCCCGCCGGGCTCGCCGCGATCCGGGCGGCGGCCCCGCTGCACGTGGCGAGCGTGCGCCGCCTCGTCGTGGACGTGCTGACCCCCGACGAGCTGGCCAGTCTCGGCGCGCTGTCGGCGAAGCTGCTCGACCGGCTGCGCCCGCGGTGACGTGACCTGGGTCAACCGCCGCGATGGCGGGCGCCGGGCCGCCGATCCGGTGGGGGAGGATCCTCCTCCCCCACCGGATCGCACCGGGGATGCGAAGATCAACTCATGCAGGGAATCGTCACGGCCGTGAGCCGAAGCGGGGTACACGAGTTCAGCAAGGACAACCAGCCGTCGATCCGGCTGCTCGCCGGCCTCGGCGTGCAGGACGACGCGCACCTGGGGGTGACCGTCCAGCACCGGTCCCGGGTCGCCGCGGATCCGACGCAGCCGAACCTGCGGCAGGTGCACCTGATCGCCGCCGAACTGCTCGACGAGTTGGCCGCCGCCGGCTTCGACGTGGCCGCCGGCCAACTGGGCGAGAACGTCACCACCCGGGGCCTGGACCTGATCGCACTGCCCCGGGGGGCCCGGCTCCTGCTCGGCGACACCGCCGTCGTGCGGGTCACCGGACTGCGCAACCCGTGCGAGCAGATCAACGGGTTCCAGACCGGGCTGCTCAAGCAGGTCGTGGGGCGCGCCGACGACGGCACCGTCGTGCGCCGGGCCGGCATCATGGGGATCGTCGTGACCGGTGGCGAGGTGCGCCCCGACGACCCGATCTCCGTCGAACTGCCGCCGCCGCCGCACGAGCCGCTCGAGAGGGTCTGAGCCATGCGCTATCAGGATGTGGTAGGCGCGCTGCGCACCGCCTACGACGGCGGGGCCGCCGGCCGCGACCGCGAGGTCAAGGATCCGTGGAAGGTCACCGAGCGCGCGGACTTCCTCCGCCGGCTGACCGACGAGGGCCGCGAACGGCTGCTGGAGGTCGGCGCCGGCACCGGCCAGGACAGCTCCTACTTCCGCGACAACGGCCTCGACGTCGTCGCGGTCGACCTGTCCCCGGAGATGGTGGCGCACTGCCGGGCCAAGGGCCTGACCGCCCACGTCCGCGACTTCCTGGACCTGGGGTTCCCGCCCGGTTCCTTCGACGCGGTGTACGCGCTGAACTGCCTGCTGCACGTGCCCGACGCCGACCTGCCGGCTGCCCTGGAGGCCATCGCGGCCGTGCTGCGCCCCGGCGGCCTGTTCTTCCTGGGGGTGTACGGCGGCGTGGACTACGAGGGCCCCCTCGACGAGGACGAACACGACCCGCCGAGGTTCTTCTCCTGGCGCACCGACGCGCGGATCCGGGAGTTCGCGGCCCGGTCCTTCGAGGTCGTCGACTTCCACGTGGTCGGCACCGGCAACCAACGCTTCCAGTCCCTGACCCTGCGCAGGCCCGTCTAGCCGCTGCCGTGCCCCACCCCCCGACGCCGCCGATGTCGGGGGGAATTTCTTGATGTGGCGGTATCGATAAGAATGAAACTTTGATACCGTTTTGTACTATGAGTCTTTCCACGGAACAGATCGGCAGCATTCCGCGCCCCGCAGAGCTCATCGCCGGCGTCCAAGCACACGCCGCGGGCACTCTGTCCTCCGAAGACCTAACTGTGTTGTCCGACAATGCGTTACGGGACACCATCGAACGACTTGAGGCGACCGGATCCCCGGTCGTCACCGACGGCGAGCAGACCAAGCCCAGCTTCGCCACCTACCCGGTCGGGCCGCAGTTCGACGGCGAGGGCATCGTGCTGCCCTTCGCCGACGGGCACACCCGCCAACTCCCCCGCCTGGTCACGGGCCCGTTCCGCTACCAGGTGTA
Proteins encoded in this window:
- a CDS encoding VOC family protein, with protein sequence MAVRRLNHAVLYVRDTDVAVDFYTYTLGFEVSAAHPGAVFLKAAGSANDHDLGLFAVGPQATTPRRGQVGLYHLAWEVGTLGELLAVAERLQERGAIVGATDHHVSTSIYAKDPDGIEFEVMWRVPAEDWDGEARSRQLDLEAAVARWGTDRATGAAAGSAT
- a CDS encoding MarR family winged helix-turn-helix transcriptional regulator, whose translation is MDTRWLTPEELRSWRSYTTLTELLEVELGRDLGPSGLSYPDYLVLVMLSEAERHRLRMQDLGAALSWSKSRLSHQLRRMEGRDLVTREDCPSDARGTYAVLAPAGLAAIRAAAPLHVASVRRLVVDVLTPDELASLGALSAKLLDRLRPR
- a CDS encoding MOSC domain-containing protein, with the protein product MQGIVTAVSRSGVHEFSKDNQPSIRLLAGLGVQDDAHLGVTVQHRSRVAADPTQPNLRQVHLIAAELLDELAAAGFDVAAGQLGENVTTRGLDLIALPRGARLLLGDTAVVRVTGLRNPCEQINGFQTGLLKQVVGRADDGTVVRRAGIMGIVVTGGEVRPDDPISVELPPPPHEPLERV
- a CDS encoding class I SAM-dependent methyltransferase, translating into MRYQDVVGALRTAYDGGAAGRDREVKDPWKVTERADFLRRLTDEGRERLLEVGAGTGQDSSYFRDNGLDVVAVDLSPEMVAHCRAKGLTAHVRDFLDLGFPPGSFDAVYALNCLLHVPDADLPAALEAIAAVLRPGGLFFLGVYGGVDYEGPLDEDEHDPPRFFSWRTDARIREFAARSFEVVDFHVVGTGNQRFQSLTLRRPV